The following is a genomic window from Parabacteroides johnsonii DSM 18315.
ACTCCCAGCGATAAGATCAGGCTGGGAGATCATTATGTGTTAAATATCTCCGAAGCCTTGAAGTCCAACAATGATTACAGCGAAGAGTTTGCAGCGTTGAAGCAAATATACGATGATTACATTCAAGCAAAAGTTAAGATACAATCGTCTAACCAATTTAAAACCAGATTATTTCAATCTCTTCCGTTTGCTCTTCCCGGTGTAGTGGGGGTTGTGATCGGTTTTTTGGGGAAAGGAAGTCCGGAATTGTTTGGGCTGAGTCTGTTTATCACGATCTGTGCCCCGACAGTCGGTATCTATCTGGGTGCGAAACAGTCAGCCAAGATCCCACAGTTGCTGCAAGATCTGACCAATCAATTCAAAATCGACTATGTTTGTCCCAAGTGCGGAACGTTTTTAGGTGAAATACCCTGGGAATCATTGCGCAATAGAAAACAATGCCCGATGTCTTCTTGTAAAGCTAAATGGGTGAGCGAGTAGGATTCCGTTTCATATACTAAAAGTAATACTTTCGTACAGTAAACCCAAACATTTGATTATAAGGAACTATTTTGTGCTTGGATGTCAGCCTCTTTCTCTACTTTTGTTTCCAGAAAATTTAATTATAACATTTTATGCAAGAAGAGGATTACACATTCGTGACTTTAGACAGCGACGACGCAATGCTGACCGACGCTGTTATCGTGGATGTGGACGGGGGAAACGACTTGTCGGATGCTGTAATGATTGACGAAAGTATTGATGCTTCTGATTTTATTACATTATCTGATGACACTATTATGTTGTCCGACGCAGATATGCTGGATACATATTCAACCGATATTGACGGATCTGATATATCGTTTATCTTATGATTTCCGTTAAATGTCCACATTGCCATGTTGGGTTAAAGGTAGACGAGGGGAAAATTCCCCTCGATATCACCTCTTTCAAATGCCCGAAGTGCAAACAACCGATTCCTGTCTCTTTGCTGTCTATGGAGAAAGGGAGTACCGCATCTGAATCGGAAACGGTTCTGATACAACCTCTTCGTATGACAACCGGACGTCTCTCTGTAATTGCAAATGCTGATACGCCGGAGCAAACTTTCCCCCTTCAGGAAGGTGTCTATATTATCGGACGAAAATCCAATGCCTCTACTGCTACGATCGGTATTATAACAGCTGATAAATCAATGAGTCGGGAACATATCCGGATCGAGGTAAAAAAAGATGCCAAAGGAGGCTATAAACATTATCTTTCTGACAATAATAGTAAAAATCATACGTTATATAATAGCAATTACTTAGAGAATGGAGAGATTGTCGTACTCAATAATAATGATGAAATTATTATCGGTCGCACAGTTCTCCGGTTTAATGAATAAAAATAGTCTATGCTATGAATATAACGATCGGCAAACCCTGGGCAGTCAGCGAAAAAGGAGGCAGATTGAATAACGAAGATTCCATTTTTCCTCCGCCGGAAACGGCAAATTCCAATCAAAACTTATTTTTGGTATGTGATGGTGTCGGGGGGGCTGAAAAAGGAGAGGTTGCAAGTTCGTTAGCTTGCGAGTCTTTCCAGACTTTTTTCTCTACTTTTCGTGAAGGTGAGCCGAGCGTAGCTTTTATAAATAAAGCAATTCGTTATACCGAAGCACGTTTTGACGACTATGTGGCAATTCATCCGGAAGCCAAAGGAATGGCTACCACTTTGACCATGACCTTTATAGGCACTACCGGCATAACTTTGGCGCATGTGGGGGACAGTCGGATTTACCATTTCCGAAAGGGAGAAATCTTGTTCCAGACTGAAGATCATTCACTTGTCAATTCGTTAGTGAAATTAGGGAAAATCACCCGCGAAGAGGCTGTACACCACCCGCAGCGGAATGTGATCATACGGGCCATTCAAGGGACGGACCGCCCGACAGAGACCGATGTCGTGCTTTTGAACGATATCAAGGCTGGTGATTATTTGTTCATGTGTTCGGATGGTGTACTCGAACGTCTTAATAATGAGGAACTTTCTGATATATTTGAACATTCAAGCGGTCCGGAAGAGATTAAAAATGCAATCATGTCCGCTTGTAGCGGGAAAACACGCGATAACTTTTCTTTTTATATCATACCTATACAAAATGTGTTAGATTCCACAGGAATTAAGCAAAATATTCTTTCTTTCCTTTATTCTTTTATATAAATAACGTAATTTTGGCAGATTAATAGAATTGCGCATAGTATAGTTATGAATTTGCCAAACGGACATGTTCTTCAGAATGGAAAATATCGGATCACTCATGTAATTGGTCAGGGCGGCTTTGGTATAACATACAAAGGCGTCTGGTATACAGAAGTGAAGGGCTCGTTAGGAACTGTGCAAACAGAGGTGCCTATTTGTATAAAAGAATATTTCTTTAAAGACTATTGTTACAGGGAAACAGAATCATTTGCTGTCAAGGTGCATTCCGAGACTGGAAAAGTTTTGTTCGATAAATTCAAGGAGAAACTTATCAAAGAAGCCAAGATACTTTCTGAAGTCCATCATCCCCATATAGTGAATGTGCTGGAAGTTTTCGAAGAAAACGACACGGCTTATATTGCTATGGAATATATTTCCGGTTGTTCACTCAAATATATGATGGACAGGGAAGGCATATTGCCGGAACCGAAAGTTCTCAGGTATGTTCGGCAGATTGGAGAAGCACTCCAGTTTGTACACGAAAAGAATATTCTTCATTTGGATATCAAACCCAGCAATATTCTAATCGACTCGTCAGGGAAAGCGCGTCTGATCGATTTCGGCGTAAGCAAGCGATATGATATCGAGCAACAGGAAACAAGTACGACCATGCTTACCTTGTCAAAAGGATTTGCTTCGATCGAACAATACGATAACGAAGGGACACAAAGTTTTTCACCCTGTCCGGACATCTATTCGCTCGGTGCTACCATGTATAACCTTTTGACAGGAAAGATTCCGACCGAATCTATTTTGCGGGCAACACGTCCTTTGCAGAAGCCGTCGGAACTGAACAAAGATATATCTCCTAAGACAGAAGCCGCCATAATCAAGGCAATGCAAATCATTCCGGCCGATCGTTTCCAAACAGTAGATGAAATGATGGCTGCATTAGATTTTCCTGCGGAAGAAGAAACACCTGCAAATAAATTGCATAATACAGACGGGCTGGAAGCAGAAGATGATGAGACAACGGTTATACATCCAAATGAACAATCGCTTCAGAATGAGGATGACGAAGATCGTACGATTGTAAACAGCGAAGAAATTATTTCCCAGCCCCGTAAGAAAAAAAGAAAAGGGGTGCTGATATCCGTGGTTATTACTATATTTGCCTGCGTAGGATCTGCCGTTGCTTTTCTGGTGCAGGGGAACAAAGTCTCTACAAAACCGAGTGTGACGGAATTGATTAGTCCGGTCGGAGAGGAGAAAGATTCAGTGAGCATTCCTCAAGACACCACTGTTTCAGAGATGAAAATTGAAGAATCTATGCTTGGTGAGGAGGATAAAAAAACAGAGACAGCAATACCCCGACTGCCTGAAAAGGTTACGCCTGTTGTTGTTGATGAACCCCGGAAACAACCGGAAACAAAGCAGGTCCCAGCTGAAAAGAATAAAATAACAATACAGCCAGTACAGCCTACTGCTGAAGAGATTGATGCGGAATATGCTGCTTTAATAGCTTCCGGCAAGGAGAAGATGAGAAAAGCGGACTTTACGAACGCAAAGAAAGATTTCACGAAAGCGAAAGAAACCAAGTTGACGGAAGAGGTCGTACGCCTTTTAATTTCTTGTGACGAAAAGGAAGCAGCCAAACTTCTGGCCGACAGGAAAGCTCAATATGAGGTGAAGAAGACTTTCGGGAACTTTACAATTGTACGAAAGAAATCGACCATGTTATACGGGGCGATCGATTCGGAGGCGAATGAGCGTATACCATGTAAATACCGTAATGTCGGGATTGCTGAAAATGGGCGTGCTTTCGAACGTAAAGATGGTTTGTTCGATATCTATAATGCCGATGGCGTATTGGTAAATGAAGGATCAACGTATTATTAACGTGTTTATGAAAAGACTTTGGATTTTGATTTTTTTTGTTGTGTTGCCGATGTGTTTGCTGGCCCAACAAAAAACAGAATATAACAGAAAAGGTGACGAGGCGATGAAACGCCTGGACTATAGCGATGCAAGGATGTGGTATGAAGAAGGTGTCGTGCAATGCGATCCTTACAGTATCGAACAACTCACATCGATTTGGTTAGCCAATCAGCGGATGCGTCCATCAATGCATAGTCTGATGAACAAGTGTCGGGCTTGCCTAGAACTGATGGCCAATAATGAGGATACAACAGCTATTTCACAGTTGATAATCTATTATACCGAGGGGATAGGAACTTCCAAAAATGAAACGTTGGCTAAATCCTGGCAAGATCGTTTGGAAGCATTTCGCAAACCGGTAGAGCCTGTTTTCTATCCTTCTGTCAACCCAATAAAGCCGGACAAGCCTAAAGAACCGATGAAGTTCTTTGTTGGTTATGCCTACTCCATGGAAGCTCCTTATGGTTTGACAGTGGGAGGCGTGAAATCTCGCTTGGGTTGGTTCCTGCGCTTTAAAACCAATCTAGGCTTTAATGAGTATGACGGGGAATGCCGGGGAACAGATGAGTTTGTCGGCTCTGCTCCCGATAATCCGTTTCATTTCACGAACAAGAAGAAGGTAAATA
Proteins encoded in this region:
- a CDS encoding FHA domain-containing protein; the protein is MIIRIGKASDNDFVVNDPHVSRYHAKLIREEGGCWLLEDLGSTNGTFVNGAQIIKKHVTPSDKIRLGDHYVLNISEALKSNNDYSEEFAALKQIYDDYIQAKVKIQSSNQFKTRLFQSLPFALPGVVGVVIGFLGKGSPELFGLSLFITICAPTVGIYLGAKQSAKIPQLLQDLTNQFKIDYVCPKCGTFLGEIPWESLRNRKQCPMSSCKAKWVSE
- a CDS encoding FHA domain-containing protein, translated to MISVKCPHCHVGLKVDEGKIPLDITSFKCPKCKQPIPVSLLSMEKGSTASESETVLIQPLRMTTGRLSVIANADTPEQTFPLQEGVYIIGRKSNASTATIGIITADKSMSREHIRIEVKKDAKGGYKHYLSDNNSKNHTLYNSNYLENGEIVVLNNNDEIIIGRTVLRFNE
- a CDS encoding PP2C family protein-serine/threonine phosphatase codes for the protein MNITIGKPWAVSEKGGRLNNEDSIFPPPETANSNQNLFLVCDGVGGAEKGEVASSLACESFQTFFSTFREGEPSVAFINKAIRYTEARFDDYVAIHPEAKGMATTLTMTFIGTTGITLAHVGDSRIYHFRKGEILFQTEDHSLVNSLVKLGKITREEAVHHPQRNVIIRAIQGTDRPTETDVVLLNDIKAGDYLFMCSDGVLERLNNEELSDIFEHSSGPEEIKNAIMSACSGKTRDNFSFYIIPIQNVLDSTGIKQNILSFLYSFI
- a CDS encoding serine/threonine-protein kinase; translation: MNLPNGHVLQNGKYRITHVIGQGGFGITYKGVWYTEVKGSLGTVQTEVPICIKEYFFKDYCYRETESFAVKVHSETGKVLFDKFKEKLIKEAKILSEVHHPHIVNVLEVFEENDTAYIAMEYISGCSLKYMMDREGILPEPKVLRYVRQIGEALQFVHEKNILHLDIKPSNILIDSSGKARLIDFGVSKRYDIEQQETSTTMLTLSKGFASIEQYDNEGTQSFSPCPDIYSLGATMYNLLTGKIPTESILRATRPLQKPSELNKDISPKTEAAIIKAMQIIPADRFQTVDEMMAALDFPAEEETPANKLHNTDGLEAEDDETTVIHPNEQSLQNEDDEDRTIVNSEEIISQPRKKKRKGVLISVVITIFACVGSAVAFLVQGNKVSTKPSVTELISPVGEEKDSVSIPQDTTVSEMKIEESMLGEEDKKTETAIPRLPEKVTPVVVDEPRKQPETKQVPAEKNKITIQPVQPTAEEIDAEYAALIASGKEKMRKADFTNAKKDFTKAKETKLTEEVVRLLISCDEKEAAKLLADRKAQYEVKKTFGNFTIVRKKSTMLYGAIDSEANERIPCKYRNVGIAENGRAFERKDGLFDIYNADGVLVNEGSTYY